From a region of the Oscillospiraceae bacterium genome:
- the mreD gene encoding rod shape-determining protein MreD — protein MNSFSAKYNLIKTLVFTLIFFLNQTLANSLEILNVAPNFIFSVILCASLIENDTSNIYYSLAFGLLFDFFNGKIMGVHTVLFVLIPFVLSEFYHNYFENMVSVKTLFAFIGCLMYSLLFAIFFGLRGEGFLDIFINVSLVELIYNSVITIIAIFIYRKIISLRRTAWRVR, from the coding sequence ATGAACTCATTTTCTGCAAAATATAACCTTATAAAAACACTTGTATTTACTTTAATATTTTTTTTAAATCAAACTCTTGCCAACAGTTTAGAGATTTTAAATGTTGCCCCGAATTTTATATTTTCGGTTATTTTGTGTGCATCTTTAATTGAGAATGACACGTCAAACATTTATTATTCTCTTGCCTTTGGTCTTTTGTTTGATTTTTTTAATGGGAAAATAATGGGTGTTCATACAGTTTTGTTTGTTCTTATTCCTTTTGTTTTATCAGAATTTTATCATAATTATTTTGAAAATATGGTATCGGTAAAAACTTTGTTTGCATTTATCGGATGTTTGATGTACAGTTTGCTTTTTGCGATATTTTTCGGATTAAGAGGCGAAGGATTTTTAGATATTTTTATAAATGTTTCGCTTGTTGAACTCATATATAACAGCGTAATTACGATTATTGCTATTTTTATCTACAGAAAAATTATAAGTTTAAGAAGAACTGCCTGGAGGGTAAGATGA